In a genomic window of Zingiber officinale cultivar Zhangliang chromosome 9B, Zo_v1.1, whole genome shotgun sequence:
- the LOC122023472 gene encoding protein NEDD1-like: protein MRFVDSSVSLLATCGGDTVKLFDVTVDAGDPCTLSYTPSPGSQINSVKWNHTNLVVASAGDDKKISLWNKNGQSMGSFPSHGSDLADDIEESINCISFSNKSSRYLCSGGSGHIVKIWDLQRKRCIKRLSGHTDTITGVMYNCKDEHLASINEKGDLILHYLASGTRAELKDPNGQVLRVLDYSRFSRHLLSTAGDDGSVHIWDTTGRRPKVSWLKQHSAPTTGICFSPSSDKIIVTVGLDKKLYMFDSGTKRPSYCMPFEAPFSSLAYCDDGNLLAAGTNNGRVVFYDVRGKPQPFTVLRAYSSSEAIINLCWQRTKPVVVNEKNCTAETALLGGSSEDSVLMPDPLPSVAVSKFSSTSVLPSLRASNISGSSISITSNISTADETPHRSRLWPGGTLPKLHARSSYDSKDDMDVFSPLVDVQPITSSLGSWWNDNDEMKKDQTFVDKKSTLFSSSRRYPLPDGTTDSHPISDWRSIATSRQDDNSPIQPLAAKNFTQTKSEIFIPQPPGNTLPDKSTSIRQPISSSRFLPPVSFDSGAISAGPYDSSSSLNASKNSLISPALNSLDLQNKIFNDSGSASLEPSSVYGHPSTIISSGAKTIGSLANPDFSGTVFSGLPRRHLTSSERTSTSSVFSDSVVSAISSPKSKKTGQETKEELVNSLLSRQDASASVGLASGSLQASNVAMHQPSWSSGHSDQQIGASFSLQLAQRTLEETLESAQNPMLEAVRNVHIEILRQFHMQEMQMFELHKTVLEKLEELMKEVQSLRRDNQQLR from the exons ATGCGGTTCGTGGATTCATCAGTTTCGCTTCTCGCCACTTGCGGCGGCGACACCGTCAAGCTCTTCGACGTCACGGTGGATGCCGGCGATCCCTGCACCCTCAGCTACACGCCTTCCCCCGGATCTCAAATCAACTCCGTCAAGTGGAACCACACCA ACCTAGTGGTTGCTAGTGCTGGTGACGATAAAAAGATATCACTTTGGAATAAAAATGGCCAAAGTATGGGATCCTTTCCTTCTCACGGCAGCGACCTTGCTGATGACATTGAG gaatccATAAATTGTATCAGCTTTAGTAATAAAAGTTCTagatatctttgctctggaggaaGTGGGCATATTGTCAAAATATGGGACCTGCAGAGGAAAAGGTGCATCAAACGGTTGAGTGGTCATACTGACACAATTACAGGTGTAATGTACAACTGCAAAGATGAACATTTAGCATCCATCAACGAGAAGGGGGATCTCATACTTCATTATCTTGCTTCCGGAACACGGGCTGAACTCAAGGATCCAAATGGGCAG GTACTAAGAGTACTTGATTATTCTCGATTTAGTCGACATCTTTTGTCAACAGCTGGGGATGATGGATCTGTTCATATTTGGGATACAACTGGTCGCAGACCAAAG GTTTCTTGGTTGAAACAGCATTCTGCCCCAACAACTGGTATTTGCTTCTCTCCATCAAGTGACAAG ATTATTGTTACAGTTGGTCTTGATAAAAAGTTGTATATGTTTGATTCTGGAACAAAAAGACCCTCATATTGCATGCCTTTTGAGGCACCCTTCTCATCGCTGGCATACTGTGATGATGGTAATCTATTGGCTGCTGGGACAAATAATGGACGTGTAGTATTCTATGATGTTCGAGGGAAACCTCAACCTTTCACAGTTCTTCGTGCATACAGTAGTTCAGAG GCAATCATAAACCTGTGTTGGCAACGGACAAAGCCAGTTGTTGTAAATGAAAAAAATTGTACTGCTGAAACTGCTCTTCTGGGGGGCAGTAGTGAAGATTCTGTGCTTATGCCAGATCCCTTGCCTTCTGTTGCAGTGTCTAAGTTTTCATCCACATCGGTACTGCCTAGCCTACGTGCTTCAAATATCAGTGGATCATCAATTTCAATTACATCAAACATATCCACAGCTGATGAAACTCCTCATAGAAGTCGCTTATGGCCAGGTGGAACACTGCCAAAGCTACATGCACGGTCTAGTTATGATTCAAAAGATGACATGGATGTTTTTTCTCCACTGGTTGATGTCCAGCCAATTACATCATCACTTGGTAGTTGGTGGAATGATAATGATGAAATGAAAAAAGACCAAACATTTGTTGATAAAAAGTCGACattattttcatcctcaaggaGATATCCATTACCCGATGGGACCACTGATTCACATCCAATTTCAGATTGGAGATCTATTGCAACCTCAAGACAG GATGACAACTCGCCTATTCAACCACTGGCTGCAAAAAATTTCACACAAACAAAGAGTGAGATATTCATTCCTCAACCTCCTGGGAACACATTGCCGGACAAATCAACCAGCATCCGCCAACCAATTTCATCATCTCGTTTCTTGCCTCCTGTATCATTTGACTCTGGGGCCATCTCTGCAGGCCCATATGATTCATCTTCATCTCTTAATGCCTCCAAGAACTCTTTGATTAGTCCTGCATTAAATTCCTTGGATCTTCAAAACAAAATCTTCAATGATTCTGGTTCAGCATCATTGGAACCTTCATCTGTTTACGGTCATCCTTCTACCATCATCTCCTCAGGGGCTAAAACAATAGGATCGTTAGCTAACCCTGATTTCTCAGGAACTGTATTCTCAGGTCTTCCACGAAGACACTTGACTAGTTCTGAGAGAACAAGCACCAGTTCCGTCTTTAGTGACAGTGTGGTATCAGCTATCAGTTCACCCAAATCAAAAAAAACTGGGCAAGAAACCAAGGAAGAATTGGTGAATAGCCTATTGTCAAGACAAGATGCATCTGCATCAGTCGGTTTAGCATCAGGGAGTTTGCAGGCATCTAAT GTAGCGATGCATCAACCTTCATGGTCATCAGGTCACTCAGATCAACAAATTGGGGCTTCATTTTCTCTTCAACTAGCCCAACGCACTCTTGAAGAGACTTTGGAATCAGCACAAAATCCCATGCTTGAAGCTGTGAGAAATGTTCACATAGAGATCCTTAGACAATTCCACATGCAGGAG ATGCAAATGT